The Kribbella amoyensis genomic sequence AGGCACAGGCGACAGGCCAGCGGACGAGGAGTCAAGCTGCCGGAGAAGGTGCGGCGGCGAACGCTGGTGCTTGCCTCGGGTCAGGTCGTCGAGACCCGCCCCGACGATGATATCGATCGTCGAGATGAGCCGACACCACGCGACGGGCACGTGTTCCGAACGAGCCGGGGCGGCGAGGTCCGCCCCGGCACATCTATCCACGCCTGGCATCTGGCAGTCCGCTGCCTGACAGAACATGGACGGAACAGGGCCGCGCTTACAGGCGGATCGACTTCTTGTTCATGAACTCCTCGATCCCTGCCGGGCCGAGCTCGCGACCGAGGCCGGACCGCTTGATCCCGCCGAACGGCAGATCGGCCTGGGATCCGCCCGCCGAGTTCAGGTACACCATCCCGGCCTCCAGTTGCCGCGCCACCCGCTGGTTGCGAAGCGGGTCGGTCCCGAACACGCTCGCCCCCAGCCCGAACGGCGAGTCGTTCGCGATCCGGATCGCGTCCTGCTCGGTCTCGGCCCGGAACACCACGACGACCGGCCCGAAGATCTCCTCGGTGTACGCGTCCATCGCGGGCGTCACGTCGGTCAGCACCGTCGCCTCCAGGTACGCCCCGGGGCCGACCCGCCGTCCACCGGCGCGGAGCGTCGCGCCTTGCTCGACCGCCTTCGCGATCTGACCGGCGACCTCGTCGGCGGCCGCCACCGACGCGAGCGGCGGCAACGTGGTCCGCGGATCCGCCGGGTCGCCCGGCACGTAGTACTCCGCGACGCGCTTGGTCAGCCGGTCGACGAACTCGTCGTAGATCTCGCCGAGCACGATCATCCGTTTCGGCGCGTTGCAGGACTGGCCGCAGTTGCGCATCCGCGCGGTCGCCGTGGCCTTGACGGTCTCGTCCATGTCGTCGGTGTCGAGCACGATCAGCGGATCCGAGCCGCCGAGTTCGAGCACCGAGCGCTTCAGATTCTTGCCGGCCTCGGCGGCGACCGAGATCCCGGCCTGCTCGCTACCGGTCAGCGAGACCCCGGCGATCCGCGGATCGGCGAGCATCCACGGGATCTGCCGGCTGGACGCGAACACGTTCACGTACACGTCGTCCGGGACCCCGGCCGCGCGCAGGACGTCCTCGATCGCGGCCGCCGAGCGCGGGCAGATCGACGCGTGCTTGAGGACGATCGTGTTGCCCAGTACCAGGTTCGGCGCGACGAAGCGGGCGACCTGGTAGCAGGGGAAGTTCCACGGCATCACGCCGAGCAGCGCCCCGATCGGCTCCTTGCTGATCAGCGCCTCGCCGCCCTTGATCGCCAACGGTTCGTCGGCCAGCAGGGTGGGTCCTTGTTCCGCGTAGTACCGGAAGATGTCGACCACGACCCCGATCTCGCCGCGGCCCTCGTTGATCCGCTTGCCCATCTCCAGCGTCATGATCGCGGCCAGCTCGTCCGTGCGTTCGGCGAACAACTCCGCCGCCCGGGCCACGATCGCGGCCCGTTCCCCGACCGGCCGCCGGCGCCAGGCCTCGTACCCCTGGTGCGCCCGCGTGATCGCGGCGCGCACCTCCTCGTCGGTCGCGTTGCCGACCTGCTCGATCAGTTCACCCGTCGCCGGGTCTGTGACTGCGTACATGGCGGACGAGTCCTCCGTTCTCTACGACAGTGCGCAAGAGCAAAGGCTAACCGCTGAAGTACATACTGTATACACTGATCTCATCCTCCGGGGTTCGGGCTCCCGTGTCGCCTGCGAGGTGAAGCATGCTCGCTTACCGTGGAAGACAGGTGACGGTGGGTGATGGGAGGCGCGATGACGCGACCGGGTGTCTTCCGGAGCCTGGTCGCGCTGCGGGCCAAGCTCGGCGAACTCACCGCCCTGCAGGAGTTCGATCGCGCCGACCTCGTCCAGCCGTTGCTCAGCCTCGACCACGAAACGGGCGCGTCCACCGAGCGGCTGCTCGAGCGCGTCGTGACGGCGACCCGGAAGTTGCACGACCGCGGCCGGCTGGTGATGCTCGACGCGACCGGTATGGCGGCGGCTCCTGGTCTCGCGGGTGGCCCGGCCGCGTTGCTGGCGGAGCTCGCCGATCGGCTGCACTTCCCGGCGACCTTGATGGACGGACCGGTGCCGTTCATCCCCGTGGTCGACACCGCGGCCGATGACCTCCAACTGCTGCGAATCGGCCGCCTGGCTGAGGAAATGGGCGTCGGGTGCGCGCTGCGGATCCGGCACGGCCCGGTGACCACGCAGGAGATGGACGTCCTGCTCGAACGCCTCGCCACGTCACCGCGCAACCTCGACGTCGTCGTCGACCTGGCTTACGTCCGGACCGTCGACGCCCGCCGGGTCGAGCTGATCGCCCGGCTCGTCGACCTGCTCGAGGACTGCGCGGACTTCCGCTCGATCACGTTGCTGGCCGGGTCGATCCCGAAGTCGCTGGACCGGGTGGACCAATGGGAGCAGCCACGGTTCGAGGAACGCCTGTGGCACGAGGTGGTCCGGGCCGGTGCGACGCGGCTCCGGTTCGGCGACTACGGCGTCGTGCATCCGATCGCGGCCCCGGGCTTCCGGCGCAGCAGGCACATCAGCGTGAAGTACTCGTGCGCCGACCACTGGCTGTACGTGCGGGAGCCGATCGCCGACCCCGACGCGGACGAGGCCCGGGCCCGGACCGTTCAGGCCGTGTGCCGGCACCTGGTCGACTCGGGCAGCTTCTCGGGACCGCAGTTCTCCTGGGGCGATCGGCAGTTCGCGACGGCGGCGGGCGGCACCCTGGACGGGCTCGGCTCGACGACCAAGCCGGTCGCCTTCGCCACCTCCCACCACCTGGCGTACCTCGTCTCGACGGCCGCCTGACTACTCGCGTTCGTGCACGACAGCGACCGGGCGTACCGCGTGATGGAGCACCCCACGAGCCGTCGAGCCCAGCAGGAACTGGGAGGTACGGCTACGCAGCCGGCCGCCGACGGTGAGGAGTTGGGCGTCCAAGGCTTCGCTGGTGTCGACGAGACCGGCGACCGGATGCCCCTGCACCAGGTGATGGCGAACCACGAGGCCGGGCCGTCGACCCGGGCGGCGCCTCTTCATCCACTCGTCGGCCAACTCGCGGCCACGGGCGTCGGCCATACCGTGCCAGGTGTCGATGTCCTCGGCAGTGACCGGGCTGTCCGCGTCGATCACCCAGGGCACATCCCAGGCCAGCACGAGGATCAGGGGTACTCCGTAGGCCGCGGCGTGGTCCGCGGCGAACTCGATCGCGGCGTCGCTCTGGCCGGCCTCGATCCAGTCCACGCCGACCAGGACCGGGCCCTCACGGTGCACCTGCTGGTCCCAGCCGTTCGGGACCACGACGACCGGACCGCGGCCGCGGTTCGCGACGGCGTCCGAGGTCGAGCCGATCAGCAGGTCCTTGAAGACGCCGTGACCGCGACGGCCGACGACGACCATCAGCGCGGACCCGCTCTCGTCGATCAGCCGCTCCGCCGGTTCGCCGACGCGCAGATCCACGTCCAGGTCGAGCTCGGTCGCCGTCTCGGCCAGGTACGCGCGGACCTGGTCGACCAGTCTGCCGGCCGCCTCGTCCACCTTGACCGGGACGACCGCGACCCCGTCGAACTGCACCGGGCCGTACGCGTCATGGTGGTGTTTCGCCTTGTCGACCAGGTGGATCGCGCGCAACGGCCGTTGCCGGGCCAGCGCCTCGGCGACCGCCCAGTCCAGCGCGTGAGTGCGCCGCCAGGCCGCGTCGACCCCCACGATGATCAGCGCGGGAACGTCGTCGGACATCCGGGCCTCCTCCCCCTCCGGTGTCAACCTGGTGCCGATTGTGCTCCTCCGCGCCCCGGCCGCCCATCCCTCACCGCCGGACCGCGCTCCGACAACGACGGACAACGCAGGGGAAAACCGTCGCGGCGATCCATGTCGGCGGCGGGCGAAATTGTGCATGCTAACGAGGAAATGCTTGTCCGCCCTTCGTCGATCGGATGCCGCCCGTGCCCGACCTTCGGAAGTCCCGCCCTGTCCAGCCGACCCACCCTCGTTCCCGGCCGGTGCTCAGGCTGCTGGCCGTCCTCGCCGCCGCGGCCGTCGCCGGGGTCGCGCTGGCCGCACCCGCTCCGGCCAGCTCCGACGCGGCCGCGCGTCCCGACCCCGCGAACCCCTGGCAGTACGACCACTGGCCCCAACAGCAGCCCTGGCAGCAGTCGGGCGACGAGGCCGGTACCCAGCGGACGGTTGCCGCCCAGCCCGGGTTCGGTGCTCCGCTCGATCCGCAGAACTGGGAGAACCCGGACCAGATGACCTGGTCCGACTACCGCAAGCCGCCCGGGACGAACTGGGCGGACCCGACGAAGACCGGTTCGACCCGGACGTTCAAGGGCGCCCTGGTCCTGGTCGACTACCCGAACCAGCCGTTCGTGGTGACCCAGCCGAAGCACTCCACCCCGTTCGGGAACCCGAGTGCCGAGGCGAACAACGTGCCGCGGGACCAGCTCGCCGCGTTCTACCGCGACTTCCTGAACAAGCCCGGCACGCTGAACCGCGGTCACACCATCCACGAGTACTGGATGGAGGACTCGGGCGGCCGGTACGGCGTGGACCTCACCGCGTTCGGTCCGTACCAGCTGACCGGCAAGTCGCACGAGTACGCGATGGAGTTCCAGGGCGGGACCGCCTGCCCGGCCGGGGACAACTGCAACCGCAACATCCGGACCGACGCGCGCGCCGCCTGGGTCGCGGACCAGGGTGACCAGGTCCCGGCCGGGTTCGACTTCGTCTTCTACCTCAGCGCCGGCCAGGACGAGTCGTCCACCTGGCAGGAGTTCGGGATGATGAAGTTCCCCACCAAACAGGACGTCAGCGACGAATTCGGCCCACCGGACCCGGCGCTGCCGAACTGGGCGAACACCCGGTACGTCGACTGGACCTCGTGGGCGGCCGGCGCGTCGATCTGGCCGAACGCAGGCGGCGGCTCGTCCACCCAGGCGGAGAGCTCCGGGATGGCCGTCTTCGCGCACGAACTGAGCCACATCCTCGGGATCGGCGACAACTACAACAACCCGTACGGCGATCCACCGCGCCGGGCGTACACCGGGATCTGGGAGATGCTCAGCCGCGGCAGCTTCAACGGACCCGGTGGACCGCACAGCCGGTGGATGATCCCGGCCACGGGCGGTGCGTCGATGGGCGCGCAACACATGCTGCGGAACAAGCTCAAGCTGCAGATGGTGGACGAGCAGAACGTGCTCCGGCTGTCCCGGGAAGCGCTCGCGGACTCCGGTGTCGTCGTCGCGGACGTGACCGCGCGCGTGGCGCAACCAGGTCCGGCCGGATTGTCCGGGATCAACATCGCCCTCGGCGGCACCGGCGATCTCGCACCGCCTTGCAGCGTGACCACCGATCCGCTGTGTGACGGACGCGGGTACCAGAACTACACGCTCGAGGTGGTCGACCGGATGGGCACCGACTCGTTCACGCCCGACTCCGGCGTCCTGCTCGCGAAGACGAAGAACGAGGACCGGGCTCCGTTCGAGTGGGTGATCGACGCGAACCCGCAGGACATCAACATGACCGATTACGTGCTGCCCGACGGGACGAAGGTACCGATCACGATCGGGGACTACCGGCAGCTGTCGGACGCGCTCTTCCACGCCGGCACGAACTCGGGCAGCGAGTACGAGTACGTCGACCAGGCGAACCGGCTGCACTTCTACATCACCAACGTGCAGCGTGATCGCAAGGGCATCCTCTCGTACACGGTGGCCGTCCGCTCCCTGGACGGCTCTGGTCCGGCCAAGCGTGGTGTCCGGGTCACCCCGACGGCCGGCAAGCCCGGGCCGGCGGGCACGTCGACCTGCACCTTCCCGCTCACCAACACCGGCAAGGCGGCCGCGGCGCAGGGTCAGCACCCGGAGGACGTGAGCAAGTACCTGAAGGGTGACGTGTACCGCCTGACCGCGAAGATCGACGGCCGCGGCTGGTCGGTCAACCTGCCGAACGCCCTCACCACGGCCGAGGCCGGCGACCGCGTCCCGGTCACCGTCCAGGCCAAGCACGAGACCGCGAGCGCGACCATCGCCCGCGTCACCCTGACCGCCACCTCCGAGAGCGACCCGACCAAGAAGTCCACCGCCACCTGCATCACCGTCGCGCGGTAGACCGTGCGGGGGGCGAAGGTCCGAGGCCTTCGCCCCCTTGCGACTCCCCCGTCTGGTGGTGACCCTGGTGTCAGCAGGTCGGAGAGGGGGGAACGATGAAGGCGATCGTGCATGACCGGTACGGCGAGGCGGACGTGTTGCGGCTCGCGGACGTGCCGAAGCCTGTTGCTCAGGGCAAGCAGGTGCTGGTGCAGGTCCGCGCCGCCGGGGTGGACATCGGGACGTGGCACCTGATGGCCGGGCGGCCGTACATGGTCCGGTTGGCGACCGGGTTACGGGGTCCCCGGCAGCGGATCCGCGGCCGGGACGTGGCTGGGGTGGTGGAGGCTGTCGGTCCGGAGGTCACCCGGTTGCGGCCGGGCGACGAGGTGTACGGGACGTGTGACGGGTCGTTCGCGGAGTACGCCGTGGGGGCGGAGAAGCGGCTGACCCGGAAACCGGCGAACCTCAGCTTCGAGGAGGCGGCCGTGGTCCCGATCTCGGCCGGCACCGCGTACGAGGGGCTGCGCTCCCTCCACTCCGGAGAACGCGCGCTGATCATCGGGGCGGCCGGGGCCGTCGGGTCGTTCGCGGTGCAGCTCGCGAAGGCGCGGGGTGCACATGTCACCGGGGTCTGCAGTACGTCGAAGGTCGAGCTGGTGCGCGAACTCGGGGCCGACAAGGTGATCGACTACACCCGCGAGGAGATCCCGGCCGCGGCGTACGAGTTCGTCCTCG encodes the following:
- a CDS encoding NAD-dependent succinate-semialdehyde dehydrogenase, with the protein product MYAVTDPATGELIEQVGNATDEEVRAAITRAHQGYEAWRRRPVGERAAIVARAAELFAERTDELAAIMTLEMGKRINEGRGEIGVVVDIFRYYAEQGPTLLADEPLAIKGGEALISKEPIGALLGVMPWNFPCYQVARFVAPNLVLGNTIVLKHASICPRSAAAIEDVLRAAGVPDDVYVNVFASSRQIPWMLADPRIAGVSLTGSEQAGISVAAEAGKNLKRSVLELGGSDPLIVLDTDDMDETVKATATARMRNCGQSCNAPKRMIVLGEIYDEFVDRLTKRVAEYYVPGDPADPRTTLPPLASVAAADEVAGQIAKAVEQGATLRAGGRRVGPGAYLEATVLTDVTPAMDAYTEEIFGPVVVVFRAETEQDAIRIANDSPFGLGASVFGTDPLRNQRVARQLEAGMVYLNSAGGSQADLPFGGIKRSGLGRELGPAGIEEFMNKKSIRL
- a CDS encoding beta family protein, translated to MTRPGVFRSLVALRAKLGELTALQEFDRADLVQPLLSLDHETGASTERLLERVVTATRKLHDRGRLVMLDATGMAAAPGLAGGPAALLAELADRLHFPATLMDGPVPFIPVVDTAADDLQLLRIGRLAEEMGVGCALRIRHGPVTTQEMDVLLERLATSPRNLDVVVDLAYVRTVDARRVELIARLVDLLEDCADFRSITLLAGSIPKSLDRVDQWEQPRFEERLWHEVVRAGATRLRFGDYGVVHPIAAPGFRRSRHISVKYSCADHWLYVREPIADPDADEARARTVQAVCRHLVDSGSFSGPQFSWGDRQFATAAGGTLDGLGSTTKPVAFATSHHLAYLVSTAA
- a CDS encoding universal stress protein; this encodes MSDDVPALIIVGVDAAWRRTHALDWAVAEALARQRPLRAIHLVDKAKHHHDAYGPVQFDGVAVVPVKVDEAAGRLVDQVRAYLAETATELDLDVDLRVGEPAERLIDESGSALMVVVGRRGHGVFKDLLIGSTSDAVANRGRGPVVVVPNGWDQQVHREGPVLVGVDWIEAGQSDAAIEFAADHAAAYGVPLILVLAWDVPWVIDADSPVTAEDIDTWHGMADARGRELADEWMKRRRPGRRPGLVVRHHLVQGHPVAGLVDTSEALDAQLLTVGGRLRSRTSQFLLGSTARGVLHHAVRPVAVVHERE
- a CDS encoding M6 family metalloprotease domain-containing protein, translated to MLRLLAVLAAAAVAGVALAAPAPASSDAAARPDPANPWQYDHWPQQQPWQQSGDEAGTQRTVAAQPGFGAPLDPQNWENPDQMTWSDYRKPPGTNWADPTKTGSTRTFKGALVLVDYPNQPFVVTQPKHSTPFGNPSAEANNVPRDQLAAFYRDFLNKPGTLNRGHTIHEYWMEDSGGRYGVDLTAFGPYQLTGKSHEYAMEFQGGTACPAGDNCNRNIRTDARAAWVADQGDQVPAGFDFVFYLSAGQDESSTWQEFGMMKFPTKQDVSDEFGPPDPALPNWANTRYVDWTSWAAGASIWPNAGGGSSTQAESSGMAVFAHELSHILGIGDNYNNPYGDPPRRAYTGIWEMLSRGSFNGPGGPHSRWMIPATGGASMGAQHMLRNKLKLQMVDEQNVLRLSREALADSGVVVADVTARVAQPGPAGLSGINIALGGTGDLAPPCSVTTDPLCDGRGYQNYTLEVVDRMGTDSFTPDSGVLLAKTKNEDRAPFEWVIDANPQDINMTDYVLPDGTKVPITIGDYRQLSDALFHAGTNSGSEYEYVDQANRLHFYITNVQRDRKGILSYTVAVRSLDGSGPAKRGVRVTPTAGKPGPAGTSTCTFPLTNTGKAAAAQGQHPEDVSKYLKGDVYRLTAKIDGRGWSVNLPNALTTAEAGDRVPVTVQAKHETASATIARVTLTATSESDPTKKSTATCITVAR
- a CDS encoding NAD(P)-dependent alcohol dehydrogenase translates to MKAIVHDRYGEADVLRLADVPKPVAQGKQVLVQVRAAGVDIGTWHLMAGRPYMVRLATGLRGPRQRIRGRDVAGVVEAVGPEVTRLRPGDEVYGTCDGSFAEYAVGAEKRLTRKPANLSFEEAAVVPISAGTAYEGLRSLHSGERALIIGAAGAVGSFAVQLAKARGAHVTGVCSTSKVELVRELGADKVIDYTREEIPAAAYEFVLDTAGNRSLKELRRALTPRGTLVIVGAETEGKLFGGIDRGLRAMLLSPFVGQRLSVLVSSENFQVYDALRELVEAGQVMPVIDRRYSLAEAPDAVRRLTETHARGKLVITV